In a single window of the Xylanimonas protaetiae genome:
- a CDS encoding NAD-dependent epimerase/dehydratase family protein, whose product MSLRVLYIGGTGVISSACVRASLALDHEVHVLHRGSGSHREPPGGVVVHQGDVRDPASVRRAIGEERFDVVADFVAFSPEHVRTSLALFAGRSGQYVLISTTAAYQKPAAILPIRESTPLRNPYFAYARDKIACEDVLVHEYRERGTPVTVVRPSHTYDRTLFPMDSGWTVVQRMREGRPVVLPDGGRPLCALSYADDFAATFVRLLGDPRTHGEAFHITSDEAISWRQAFDAVAVAAGAVPRYVAVPSEVIATHDAGWGEVLLGDRAHSSVFDSSKVRSLVPQHGSTVSFAEGARRIVAWYDTHPEAQVRELGREALMDRLVAAFDV is encoded by the coding sequence GTGTCTCTTCGCGTCCTCTACATCGGTGGCACGGGCGTCATCTCGTCCGCCTGCGTCCGCGCCTCGCTCGCGCTCGACCACGAGGTGCACGTCCTCCACCGTGGCAGCGGCTCGCACCGAGAGCCGCCCGGCGGCGTCGTCGTGCACCAGGGCGACGTCCGTGACCCGGCGTCGGTCAGGCGGGCGATCGGCGAGGAGCGCTTCGACGTCGTCGCCGACTTCGTCGCCTTCTCGCCGGAACACGTGCGCACGAGCCTCGCGCTCTTCGCCGGGCGCTCTGGGCAGTACGTGCTCATCAGCACGACGGCCGCCTACCAGAAGCCCGCGGCCATCCTCCCGATCCGCGAGTCGACCCCGCTGCGCAACCCCTACTTCGCCTACGCCCGCGACAAGATCGCGTGCGAGGACGTGCTCGTCCACGAGTACCGGGAGCGCGGCACCCCGGTCACCGTCGTGCGGCCCTCGCACACCTACGACCGCACGCTCTTCCCGATGGACAGCGGGTGGACCGTGGTCCAGAGGATGCGAGAGGGCCGGCCGGTCGTCCTGCCGGACGGCGGGCGCCCGCTGTGCGCCCTGTCCTACGCCGACGACTTCGCCGCGACGTTCGTGCGGCTGCTCGGAGACCCGCGCACGCACGGCGAGGCCTTCCACATCACGAGCGACGAGGCCATCAGCTGGCGGCAGGCGTTCGACGCCGTCGCCGTGGCCGCCGGGGCGGTGCCGCGCTACGTCGCGGTGCCCTCCGAGGTGATCGCCACGCACGACGCCGGCTGGGGCGAGGTGCTGCTGGGGGACCGGGCGCACTCATCGGTGTTCGACAGCTCGAAGGTGCGCTCGCTCGTGCCGCAGCACGGCTCGACCGTGTCGTTCGCCGAGGGCGCGCGCCGGATCGTCGCCTGGTACGACACGCATCCGGAGGCCCAGGTCCGCGAGCTCGGGCGCGAGGCGCTGATGGACCGGCTCGTGGCGGCGTTCGACGTCTGA
- a CDS encoding carbohydrate ABC transporter permease produces the protein MTTADVSVRRRRAGLGRIAGWTYLGFVLLVTVFPFYWILRTALSNNKALATDPSSLLPVGFTVQAFRRVLGLASLAEAQAQGGNVAGFDIGIYMRNSIIYAVTSTVLVVLFSTLAAYAFSRLEWPGRNLVFSVLIVALMVPGIMTLLPNFVLVKNLGLVNTFAGLILPGAFFSAFNIFFLRQFFLGISREVEEAAIIDGAGRLRVMFRVIMPMAQGPIVTLLILGFIGAWNDYFWPLLVSTSGDEVRPLTLALAVFRQSAPGTATDWAGLMAAALIAALPMFLIFMVFGRRIVNSIGFSGVR, from the coding sequence ATGACCACCGCAGACGTCTCCGTGCGCCGCCGCCGGGCCGGCCTCGGCCGCATCGCGGGCTGGACCTACCTCGGGTTCGTCCTGCTCGTCACGGTCTTCCCGTTCTACTGGATCCTGCGCACCGCGCTCTCGAACAACAAGGCGCTCGCCACGGACCCCAGCTCGCTGCTCCCGGTGGGCTTCACCGTGCAGGCGTTCCGGCGTGTGCTGGGCCTCGCGTCGCTCGCCGAGGCGCAGGCGCAGGGCGGCAACGTGGCTGGGTTCGACATCGGCATCTACATGCGCAACTCGATCATCTACGCGGTGACCTCCACGGTGCTCGTGGTGCTGTTCTCGACGCTCGCCGCCTACGCGTTCTCCCGGCTCGAGTGGCCGGGACGCAACCTCGTCTTCTCCGTGCTGATCGTGGCCCTCATGGTGCCCGGCATCATGACGCTCCTGCCGAACTTCGTCCTCGTCAAGAACCTCGGGCTCGTCAACACGTTCGCCGGGCTCATCCTGCCGGGCGCGTTCTTCTCGGCCTTCAACATCTTCTTCCTGAGGCAGTTCTTCCTCGGCATCAGCCGTGAGGTCGAGGAGGCGGCGATCATCGACGGCGCCGGCCGGCTGCGCGTCATGTTCCGCGTGATCATGCCGATGGCGCAGGGCCCCATCGTGACGCTCCTCATCCTCGGCTTCATCGGTGCCTGGAACGACTACTTCTGGCCGCTGCTCGTCTCGACCTCGGGCGACGAGGTGCGGCCGCTGACCCTGGCGCTGGCCGTGTTCCGCCAGTCCGCGCCGGGCACGGCCACCGACTGGGCAGGACTCATGGCAGCCGCGCTCATCGCCGCGCTGCCGATGTTCCTGATCTTCATGGTCTTCGGCCGCCGGATCGTCAACTCCATCGGGTTCTCCGGAGTCCGCTGA
- a CDS encoding aldose 1-epimerase family protein has translation MGQVPLSGEQYVLEGFGYRAEVAAVGATLRTLSAGGRELVAGFSADRLRPAMRGALLVPWPNRTADGAYTFAGETHRLPVDEPETRTATHGLLAWSPFTPGEPVEHGLELRGTLAPRPGYPWRLGVTVTFTLAEDGLRQEVEVENQSDRTAPVGIGGHPYLVAGPSSDSSLDGWTLELDAAEALVPSPDRMLPERTVHVDDAPELDFRAPRTVGDTVLNHCFTGLRPAADGTVSARLRDPRGGGTQITWDARCAFVQLYSADHPVDGVRRSALAIEPMTCQPDALNSGVGLLAVDPWQAVGAGWRIGAL, from the coding sequence ATGGGACAGGTCCCGCTCAGCGGGGAGCAGTACGTCCTGGAGGGGTTCGGGTACCGGGCCGAGGTCGCCGCCGTAGGAGCCACGCTGCGCACCCTCAGCGCGGGCGGCCGCGAGCTGGTGGCCGGGTTCTCCGCCGACCGGCTGCGGCCCGCGATGCGCGGCGCCCTGCTCGTGCCGTGGCCCAACCGCACGGCCGACGGCGCGTACACCTTCGCGGGCGAGACGCACCGGCTTCCGGTCGACGAGCCCGAGACGCGCACCGCCACCCACGGGCTGCTGGCCTGGTCGCCGTTCACCCCGGGGGAGCCGGTCGAGCACGGCCTGGAGCTGCGCGGCACGCTCGCGCCCAGGCCCGGCTACCCGTGGCGACTCGGCGTGACGGTGACGTTCACGCTGGCCGAGGACGGTCTGCGTCAGGAGGTCGAGGTCGAGAACCAGTCGGACCGCACGGCGCCCGTCGGCATCGGCGGGCACCCCTACCTGGTGGCCGGGCCGAGCTCCGACTCGTCTCTCGACGGGTGGACGCTCGAGCTCGACGCCGCGGAGGCGCTCGTGCCGTCGCCGGACCGCATGCTTCCCGAGCGCACGGTCCACGTGGACGACGCCCCGGAGCTCGACTTCCGGGCGCCGCGGACCGTGGGGGACACCGTGCTCAACCACTGCTTCACGGGCCTGCGGCCGGCTGCCGACGGCACGGTCAGCGCCCGGCTGCGTGACCCGCGCGGAGGCGGGACGCAGATCACCTGGGACGCGCGGTGCGCCTTCGTGCAGCTCTACAGCGCCGACCATCCGGTGGACGGGGTGCGTCGCTCGGCGCTCGCCATCGAGCCCATGACGTGCCAACCCGACGCCCTAAACTCCGGGGTCGGCCTGCTCGCGGTCGACCCGTGGCAGGCCGTCGGCGCCGGCTGGCGCATCGGCGCGCTCTGA
- a CDS encoding AraC family transcriptional regulator produces MLIPDGFPGQRLLVLPRPLVREVRQLTGTPQLIVTDCGYFPRAHSHGFRRTTPVDEVVVIACVDGAGWCETEAGRFPVARGQVIVLPPGRPHAYGADADDPWTLWWFHASGPELDAFLDRAGMTVRAPVRRPHDPHRVAALLAEVLGWAERDTTLPSLLAASGAAWHALTHLAASRTVADDSDALIEQSVQYLREHLAEPLSVTGLASSVALSTSHFSALFKRHTGQSVLRYLTMLRMARARELLHITTWTVAAVAAEVGYPDPFYFARQFKKVHGVSPREYRGLSD; encoded by the coding sequence GTGCTCATACCTGATGGCTTCCCCGGCCAGCGCCTGCTCGTCCTCCCGCGCCCGCTGGTGCGCGAGGTGCGGCAGCTGACGGGCACGCCGCAGCTCATCGTGACCGACTGCGGCTACTTCCCCCGCGCCCACTCGCACGGGTTCCGCCGCACGACCCCGGTCGACGAGGTGGTGGTGATCGCGTGCGTCGACGGCGCGGGCTGGTGCGAGACGGAGGCCGGCAGGTTCCCCGTGGCGCGGGGGCAGGTCATCGTGCTGCCGCCCGGCCGCCCCCACGCGTACGGCGCGGACGCGGACGACCCGTGGACGCTGTGGTGGTTCCACGCCTCGGGCCCCGAGCTCGACGCGTTCCTGGACCGTGCGGGGATGACCGTTCGCGCACCCGTGCGCCGGCCGCACGACCCGCACCGGGTCGCGGCCCTGCTGGCCGAGGTCCTGGGGTGGGCCGAGCGCGACACCACGCTGCCCAGCCTGCTGGCCGCGTCGGGCGCCGCCTGGCACGCGCTCACGCACCTGGCGGCGAGCCGCACGGTGGCAGACGACTCGGACGCCCTCATCGAGCAGAGCGTGCAGTACCTGCGCGAGCACCTCGCCGAGCCGCTGAGCGTCACGGGGCTGGCGTCGTCGGTCGCGTTGAGCACCTCGCACTTCAGCGCGCTGTTCAAGCGTCACACCGGACAGTCGGTGCTCCGCTACCTGACGATGCTGCGCATGGCGCGCGCCCGCGAGCTGCTCCACATCACCACGTGGACCGTGGCCGCCGTGGCCGCCGAGGTCGGCTATCCCGACCCGTTCTACTTCGCGCGGCAGTTCAAGAAGGTCCACGGCGTCAGCCCGCGTGAGTACCGGGGCCTGAGCGACTGA
- a CDS encoding carbohydrate ABC transporter permease — protein MAVDVAPAHRARTAAVAQRTRRSTRRSVAAAHRGDAPLAWLLVAPALLGFLVFAAYPTLRGIYLSFTDFRVLGDAHWIGGANFARMMDDEVFWNSLRVTIYYVLLSAGGVIVLGLVTAVVLHRLTASTTIRSLVIIPFLVSNIVAGVIWTWMLDSQLGIANELFQAVGIPRIQFFTDPQWAVPSLAAVTIWKGLGYTTILLFVGLQALPHQVYEAARLDGASEVQMFFRITIPMLRPVLAMVVILTIINCFQIFDLVQVTTKGGPENSTNVLQNYIYSKAFGQFDFGYASALSLGLFLIMLVITFVQMRISRINESDSEGVA, from the coding sequence GTGGCCGTTGACGTCGCCCCCGCTCACCGAGCGCGCACCGCCGCTGTCGCCCAGCGCACCCGTCGTTCCACCCGCCGTTCCGTCGCCGCCGCGCACCGCGGCGACGCCCCGCTCGCGTGGCTCCTCGTGGCGCCGGCGCTGCTCGGCTTCCTCGTCTTCGCGGCGTACCCCACGCTGCGAGGCATCTACCTGAGCTTCACCGACTTCCGCGTGCTCGGCGACGCGCACTGGATCGGCGGGGCGAACTTCGCGCGCATGATGGACGACGAGGTCTTCTGGAACTCCCTGCGCGTGACCATCTACTACGTGCTGCTCTCGGCGGGCGGCGTCATCGTGCTCGGGCTCGTGACCGCCGTCGTGCTGCACCGCCTGACGGCGTCCACCACGATCCGCAGCCTCGTGATCATCCCGTTCCTGGTGTCCAACATCGTGGCGGGCGTGATCTGGACCTGGATGCTCGACTCGCAGCTGGGCATCGCCAACGAGCTGTTCCAGGCCGTCGGGATCCCGCGCATCCAGTTCTTCACGGACCCGCAGTGGGCGGTGCCCTCGCTGGCCGCGGTGACGATCTGGAAGGGCCTCGGGTACACCACGATCCTGCTGTTCGTGGGCCTGCAGGCGCTACCGCACCAGGTCTACGAGGCCGCGCGGCTGGACGGTGCGAGCGAGGTGCAGATGTTCTTCCGCATCACGATCCCGATGCTGCGCCCCGTGCTCGCCATGGTCGTGATCCTGACGATCATCAACTGCTTCCAGATCTTCGACCTGGTGCAGGTGACCACCAAGGGCGGCCCCGAGAACTCGACCAACGTGCTGCAGAACTACATCTACAGCAAGGCGTTCGGGCAGTTCGACTTCGGGTACGCCTCGGCCCTCTCGCTCGGGCTCTTCCTCATCATGCTCGTCATCACATTCGTCCAGATGCGCATCTCGCGCATCAACGAGTCGGACTCGGAGGGGGTCGCATGA
- a CDS encoding ABC transporter substrate-binding protein translates to MINRSTATKVAVVTATVSLLAPLTACSSSGSASDAGGAVPIQWWTWDQAQSVSYQKCADDFNAANPGIDVTVSYYNWNDYWTKITAGFVAGDAPDTFMNHANYFPEYVSQGQLLPLDDLMKASDFDLDRFAVGVDTWTYTDGKHYGLPKDWATEVWYYNEDDVLAAGLTDEDMQNMTWAPDGSGTFGEIVKKLTVDTAGVHGDQPGFNKDSVAVYGLMPMGLQGNNDQDSWSGFTSTMGWTLGDKPNWPTRFQYDDPEFKAAMDWIRSLSSDGFSPANGAFTTEIADWLGSGKIAMAGSHTANLGALTSLDGVNIGFAPTVIGKDGARKSLVNSNGDSIWAGTKHPEEAWKWVSYLGSTACQSVAGKDGTFFPSIAESMQVTADALKAKDIDVAPLVKLVDDGDVFTTPVFQRGGELDATLKPLWEKYWNFSAGDEIFDQMATETERILAQG, encoded by the coding sequence ATGATCAACCGCTCGACCGCCACCAAGGTCGCCGTCGTCACGGCAACGGTGTCGTTGCTGGCCCCGCTGACGGCCTGCAGCTCCTCGGGAAGTGCCAGCGACGCCGGTGGCGCCGTCCCGATCCAGTGGTGGACCTGGGACCAGGCGCAGTCGGTCTCGTACCAGAAGTGCGCCGACGACTTCAACGCCGCGAACCCGGGCATCGACGTCACGGTCTCGTACTACAACTGGAACGACTACTGGACGAAGATCACGGCCGGTTTCGTGGCCGGGGACGCGCCGGACACGTTCATGAACCACGCGAACTACTTCCCGGAGTACGTCTCGCAGGGGCAGCTCCTCCCGCTCGACGACCTGATGAAGGCCTCGGACTTCGACCTCGACCGGTTCGCCGTCGGCGTCGACACGTGGACCTACACGGACGGCAAGCACTACGGCCTCCCGAAGGACTGGGCCACCGAGGTCTGGTACTACAACGAGGACGACGTGTTGGCGGCCGGCCTGACCGACGAGGACATGCAGAACATGACCTGGGCGCCCGACGGCTCCGGCACGTTCGGCGAGATCGTCAAGAAGCTCACCGTCGACACCGCCGGCGTGCACGGCGACCAGCCGGGCTTCAACAAGGACTCGGTGGCCGTCTACGGCCTCATGCCGATGGGTCTGCAGGGCAACAACGACCAGGACTCCTGGAGCGGGTTCACGTCGACCATGGGATGGACGCTGGGCGACAAGCCCAACTGGCCCACCCGCTTCCAGTACGACGACCCCGAGTTCAAGGCGGCGATGGACTGGATCCGCAGCCTGAGCTCCGACGGCTTCAGCCCCGCGAACGGCGCCTTCACCACGGAGATCGCCGACTGGCTGGGCTCCGGCAAGATCGCCATGGCGGGTAGCCACACGGCCAACCTCGGCGCCCTGACCAGCCTCGACGGCGTCAACATCGGGTTCGCCCCGACGGTGATCGGGAAGGACGGCGCGCGCAAGTCGCTCGTGAACTCGAACGGCGACTCGATCTGGGCCGGGACCAAGCACCCGGAGGAGGCCTGGAAGTGGGTCTCGTACCTGGGCTCGACCGCCTGCCAGAGCGTGGCCGGGAAGGACGGGACGTTCTTCCCGTCGATCGCGGAGTCGATGCAGGTCACCGCTGACGCGCTCAAGGCGAAGGACATCGACGTCGCCCCGCTGGTCAAGCTCGTCGACGACGGTGACGTGTTCACCACGCCGGTCTTCCAGCGCGGCGGCGAGCTCGACGCCACGCTCAAGCCGCTGTGGGAGAAGTACTGGAACTTCTCGGCCGGCGACGAGATCTTCGACCAGATGGCGACGGAGACCGAGCGGATCCTCGCCCAGGGCTGA
- a CDS encoding DUF5107 domain-containing protein, which yields MTTSPTVSALPERADQPAQHHGGTGPRIVLPDAPADLAARLDRGEAVAWDEPLRILTYEAGEPSPYPMYLDQRVYQGSSGKVYPLPFVESVSDVGVERDWQAVHLENRYVRLVVLPELGGRIHVGYDKSTGYDFFYRNNVIKPALVGLAGPWISGGVELNWPQHHRPATYLPVETSIEHGVDGSVTVWCHDHDPFSRMSAHHGVRLHPDRAVVELVVRLHNRTSQRQSFLWWANVAARVHEGYQSFFPEDVRYVADHARRALTAFPSADRPYYGVDYPARADETPGADRIDWYRNIPVPTSYMIVDSQEDFFGGYDHTAGAGFVHWAERRISPGKKQWTWGDAPFGHAWDAQLTDGDGPYVELMAGVYTDNQPDFSWLLPGETKTFSQYWYPIPAMGVAHQATVDAAVHVDRGERTRAVVAVTAPQPRAVLTILRDETAVAAQQADLVPGVPFALDADLDADAAGAGLRVELRDATGRLLVGWQPVAVPDEEPWVAEEPPSPAGLDSAEALYLTGLHLSQYRHPTRSPLPYWHAALDRDPGHAPTHLALGDRLLRAGRYAEALEHADAALRRLTRWNANPLDAEAFYLRGLALARLGRDVEAEQAWGKAGWDATWAAPAGLELARSYARRGRLRAALRVLDDVDAVAGRDARRPALRALVLQRLGQDAAAHAVLEAALAEDPLDTTLRVVAGRPVAADAGRLVDAALDLREAGAGDAAFAVLARAAAPGGGAACAWAPLAHYLAAALHDRLGQHDAAARERATARTQDLRRAFPAGLDALDALDAAVVADPADAVALHLRGMLLYAHGRRTAAAHDWDRAITAGLEDPVLLRNAALAAYNVRHDDDRAWALYEHAVAVAPDDARLRHEQDQLALRLGHTGAERLARLRRVVDLVLTRDDLTIAYLGLLVESGEAAAALRILTERPFHPWEGGEGQALAVWDAAHEALGLPRTDPPASLGEARSPFTPPVARHDDGVTDYFATSLPELLLFARETPED from the coding sequence ATGACCACCTCGCCCACCGTCTCCGCCCTGCCCGAGCGAGCGGACCAGCCCGCACAGCATCACGGCGGCACCGGTCCGCGGATCGTCCTGCCCGACGCGCCGGCGGACCTGGCCGCCCGGCTGGACCGTGGCGAGGCGGTGGCCTGGGACGAGCCGCTGCGCATCCTGACCTACGAGGCGGGCGAGCCGAGCCCGTACCCCATGTACCTCGACCAGCGCGTCTACCAGGGCTCGAGCGGCAAGGTGTACCCCCTGCCGTTCGTGGAGAGCGTCTCCGACGTCGGTGTCGAGCGGGACTGGCAGGCCGTCCACCTGGAGAACCGGTACGTGCGTCTCGTGGTGCTCCCGGAACTCGGTGGCCGCATCCACGTCGGGTACGACAAGTCGACCGGCTACGACTTCTTCTACCGCAACAACGTCATCAAGCCCGCGCTCGTGGGGCTCGCGGGCCCCTGGATCAGCGGCGGCGTCGAGCTCAACTGGCCCCAGCACCACCGCCCGGCCACGTACCTGCCGGTCGAGACCTCGATCGAGCACGGCGTGGACGGCTCGGTGACGGTGTGGTGCCACGACCACGACCCGTTCTCACGGATGTCCGCGCACCACGGCGTGCGGCTGCACCCCGACCGCGCGGTGGTCGAGCTCGTGGTGCGCCTGCACAACCGCACCTCGCAGCGGCAGTCGTTCCTGTGGTGGGCCAACGTGGCAGCGCGCGTGCACGAGGGCTACCAGTCGTTCTTCCCCGAGGACGTGCGCTACGTGGCCGACCACGCCCGGCGTGCGCTCACGGCCTTCCCGTCGGCGGACCGTCCGTACTACGGGGTCGACTACCCGGCCCGCGCGGACGAGACCCCGGGCGCGGACCGCATCGACTGGTACCGCAACATCCCCGTGCCGACGTCGTACATGATCGTGGACTCGCAGGAGGACTTCTTCGGCGGGTACGACCACACCGCGGGCGCCGGGTTCGTGCACTGGGCCGAGCGCCGTATCTCGCCCGGGAAGAAGCAGTGGACGTGGGGCGACGCGCCCTTCGGCCACGCCTGGGACGCGCAGCTCACCGACGGCGACGGGCCCTACGTCGAGCTCATGGCCGGCGTCTACACCGACAACCAGCCCGACTTCAGCTGGCTCCTGCCCGGCGAGACCAAGACCTTCAGCCAGTATTGGTACCCGATCCCCGCGATGGGTGTGGCGCACCAGGCCACCGTCGATGCCGCGGTCCACGTCGACCGTGGGGAGCGCACCCGCGCCGTCGTCGCGGTGACCGCCCCGCAACCCCGCGCCGTCCTGACGATCCTGCGCGACGAGACCGCGGTCGCGGCCCAGCAGGCCGACCTGGTCCCGGGGGTGCCCTTCGCGCTCGACGCCGACCTGGACGCCGACGCCGCGGGCGCCGGGCTGCGCGTCGAGCTGCGCGACGCCACCGGCCGCCTGCTGGTCGGCTGGCAGCCGGTCGCCGTGCCGGACGAGGAGCCGTGGGTCGCCGAGGAACCGCCGTCCCCGGCGGGCCTCGACTCGGCCGAGGCGCTCTACCTCACCGGTCTCCACCTGAGCCAGTACCGCCATCCCACCCGGTCTCCGCTGCCGTACTGGCACGCCGCCCTCGACCGCGACCCCGGCCACGCCCCCACGCACCTCGCGCTCGGCGACCGGCTCCTCCGCGCCGGCCGGTACGCCGAGGCGCTCGAGCACGCCGACGCCGCGCTGCGCCGCCTGACGCGCTGGAACGCCAACCCCCTGGACGCCGAGGCGTTCTACCTGCGCGGGCTGGCGCTCGCCCGCCTCGGCCGGGACGTCGAGGCCGAGCAGGCCTGGGGCAAGGCGGGCTGGGACGCCACGTGGGCGGCACCGGCCGGGCTCGAGCTGGCCCGCTCGTACGCGCGTCGCGGCCGGCTGCGTGCCGCGCTGCGCGTGCTCGACGACGTCGACGCGGTGGCCGGCCGGGACGCCCGCCGGCCCGCGCTGCGCGCGCTCGTGCTGCAGCGGCTCGGCCAGGACGCCGCCGCCCACGCGGTCCTCGAGGCGGCGCTGGCGGAGGACCCGCTCGACACGACCCTGCGCGTCGTCGCCGGCAGGCCCGTCGCCGCCGACGCCGGCCGGCTCGTCGACGCCGCGCTCGACCTGCGCGAGGCGGGCGCGGGCGACGCCGCGTTCGCCGTCCTCGCCCGGGCCGCGGCGCCCGGCGGAGGAGCCGCCTGCGCCTGGGCGCCGCTCGCGCACTACCTCGCCGCCGCGCTCCACGACCGCCTCGGGCAGCACGACGCCGCCGCGCGCGAGCGCGCGACCGCCCGGACGCAGGACCTGCGCCGGGCCTTCCCCGCCGGTCTCGACGCCCTCGACGCGCTCGACGCCGCCGTCGTCGCCGACCCTGCTGACGCCGTCGCGCTCCACCTGCGCGGCATGCTGCTCTACGCCCACGGGCGCCGCACCGCGGCCGCGCATGACTGGGACCGCGCGATCACGGCCGGGCTCGAGGACCCGGTGCTGCTGCGCAACGCCGCGCTCGCCGCCTACAACGTGCGCCACGACGACGACCGCGCCTGGGCCCTCTACGAGCACGCCGTCGCCGTCGCCCCGGACGACGCCCGGCTGCGTCACGAGCAGGACCAGCTCGCGCTGCGCCTCGGTCACACCGGCGCCGAACGCCTCGCCCGTCTGCGCCGCGTCGTCGACCTCGTGCTCACGCGCGACGACCTGACCATCGCCTACCTCGGCCTCCTCGTGGAGTCCGGCGAGGCCGCCGCCGCGCTGCGGATCCTCACCGAGCGCCCCTTCCACCCGTGGGAGGGCGGCGAGGGACAGGCGCTCGCAGTGTGGGACGCCGCCCACGAGGCGCTCGGCCTGCCGCGCACCGACCCGCCGGCGTCGCTCGGCGAGGCACGGTCGCCGTTCACCCCGCCGGTCGCGCGCCATGACGACGGCGTCACCGACTACTTCGCCACGAGCCTGCCGGAGCTGCTGCTCTTCGCGCGCGAGACGCCGGAGGACTGA